One genomic region from Metallosphaera tengchongensis encodes:
- a CDS encoding ATPase, T2SS/T4P/T4SS family — translation MLEARVKKSFANFVLNADLKDEGIISITGPNGSGKSTFLNIIAGFIKQDDGRVIIAGRDVSFFPPEKRGVVLVTPDSYIPSLDVSKHLRFGAKLAGYRIGETELSDIRKMFQITFDGKMRNLSLGQRERVSIVTALLSKPSLLLVDESFSNISDSKDFIKNLLEFIENYHRMDLIFTTQDLEMTKYAQHHYMMRDGSLLKRF, via the coding sequence GTGCTCGAGGCGAGAGTGAAAAAAAGCTTTGCCAACTTCGTTCTAAATGCGGATTTGAAGGATGAAGGAATAATATCCATAACTGGTCCAAACGGATCTGGTAAGTCCACTTTCCTCAACATAATAGCTGGTTTCATTAAACAAGATGATGGAAGAGTTATAATAGCTGGAAGAGATGTCTCATTCTTTCCACCTGAGAAGAGGGGCGTTGTACTAGTTACACCAGACTCCTATATCCCATCCCTCGATGTAAGTAAACACCTTCGCTTTGGAGCAAAATTAGCCGGGTATAGGATTGGCGAAACAGAATTAAGCGACATAAGAAAGATGTTCCAAATCACATTCGATGGAAAGATGAGAAATCTTAGCCTAGGTCAAAGGGAAAGAGTGTCGATCGTTACTGCTTTGCTGTCCAAACCTTCTTTACTTCTTGTAGACGAAAGTTTTTCAAATATTAGTGATAGTAAAGATTTTATTAAAAACTTACTAGAATTTATAGAGAACTATCACAGGATGGATTTGATATTCACTACCCAGGACTTAGAGATGACAAAGTACGCTCAACATCACTATATGATGAGAGATGGAAGTCTATTAAAAAGATTCTAG
- a CDS encoding sulfurtransferase TusA family protein encodes MRVIETNEVCPVVILKVMREWRTVKGEEEILIKTPWEATAQELEKWCNETGNQYLGCTREKGRFIIKLKLKR; translated from the coding sequence ATGAGGGTAATAGAAACTAATGAGGTTTGCCCTGTAGTAATTCTGAAGGTTATGAGGGAATGGCGGACTGTGAAAGGTGAAGAGGAGATTTTGATAAAAACCCCATGGGAAGCTACTGCACAAGAGCTAGAAAAATGGTGCAATGAGACCGGTAATCAATATCTTGGGTGCACCAGAGAGAAAGGAAGATTTATCATCAAGTTAAAACTGAAAAGATAG
- a CDS encoding serine/threonine protein kinase: protein MKLDEVLRLLYSQSRVMKNEGQRYVVKCYGSSVGLKWYFISSAFRTFPYVASPETRMRRELEFLTYPWTEIKVPRLIDFDLEEKCIVREYIEGNLPESPESISTLGKVIRYIHDNSFVLGDTKLENFLVADNIYVIDAEEAIVSDDLTLKAWDILVFALFISYKYIQDLKLFEKTMQDFLRFYNPSHEVALNIMSVRNFQLLSLFPPIHLNIMRKIISEF from the coding sequence ATGAAACTGGATGAGGTATTGAGGTTACTGTATAGCCAAAGTCGAGTTATGAAGAACGAAGGGCAGCGGTACGTGGTAAAGTGTTACGGGTCTAGCGTAGGTCTTAAGTGGTACTTCATTTCCTCAGCCTTTAGGACTTTTCCATACGTTGCGAGCCCAGAAACTAGAATGAGGAGAGAATTGGAATTTTTAACTTATCCATGGACTGAAATCAAGGTGCCTAGGCTTATAGATTTTGATTTAGAGGAGAAATGTATCGTAAGGGAGTACATAGAAGGAAATTTACCTGAGTCTCCTGAAAGCATCTCTACACTGGGTAAAGTGATAAGGTATATCCATGATAACAGCTTCGTGTTAGGAGATACTAAGCTGGAGAATTTTCTAGTCGCTGATAATATATACGTTATTGATGCGGAAGAGGCTATCGTTAGCGACGATTTAACGCTCAAGGCTTGGGATATCCTTGTTTTTGCCCTCTTTATTTCATATAAATATATACAAGATCTAAAGCTATTTGAAAAAACTATGCAAGATTTCTTAAGATTTTATAACCCATCGCATGAGGTCGCGTTGAATATAATGAGTGTGAGAAACTTTCAGTTACTCTCCCTATTTCCTCCAATTCATCTTAATATTATGAGAAAAATTATATCTGAATTTTAA
- a CDS encoding aminopeptidase P family protein has protein sequence MRLDKLDQIVEKAGVKNALILGEPNLFYFSGYRGVGGLLNCDGRRTLLVPLLEKYRGRKAESSEIDLKVYYPVKLTDDVIEGNMVTAIEKLCQPGINSKLLVDVGYIPVDMYLQLKTRFDVVDVTRHILNVRSIKEGSELEAIKRAQRATAVAMEKVRDELKENMTEVELAGTIDMNMRKGGAEDYAFPSIVAFGENGSEPHHVPGYRGLRPGDEVVIDIGAKFDGYSFDSTRTFLFGPTTGKMKAVYEIVLEAQLEAIDSINDGVVASEIDKVARRRIERSGYGQFFIHSTGHGVGIEVHESPSISMKSDDILKENMVITVEPGIYLDGEFGVRIEDTIIVRKGKAEVLETTYKTM, from the coding sequence GTGAGACTAGATAAGCTAGATCAGATCGTAGAGAAAGCTGGAGTCAAAAACGCTCTGATTCTGGGTGAACCCAATCTATTTTACTTTTCGGGCTACAGGGGAGTTGGTGGTTTGCTCAACTGTGATGGAAGGAGGACTTTACTTGTGCCGTTGTTAGAGAAATATCGTGGTAGAAAAGCAGAGAGCAGCGAAATTGACCTGAAGGTCTACTATCCCGTTAAACTAACCGACGATGTGATAGAAGGGAACATGGTAACAGCAATAGAGAAGTTATGCCAACCTGGCATCAACTCGAAGTTACTTGTGGATGTGGGATATATTCCCGTGGATATGTACTTGCAACTTAAGACAAGGTTTGATGTTGTAGATGTCACCCGTCATATCCTAAACGTCAGGTCAATAAAGGAGGGCTCAGAACTCGAGGCTATCAAGAGAGCCCAAAGAGCCACTGCGGTAGCCATGGAAAAAGTGAGGGATGAATTGAAGGAAAACATGACAGAGGTTGAATTAGCAGGAACTATCGACATGAATATGAGGAAAGGGGGTGCAGAAGATTACGCATTTCCATCCATCGTTGCGTTTGGTGAAAATGGGTCAGAACCTCACCATGTCCCAGGTTACAGAGGGCTGAGGCCAGGGGACGAAGTAGTGATTGACATAGGGGCAAAATTCGATGGTTACTCCTTTGATAGCACCAGGACTTTCCTCTTCGGACCAACCACAGGGAAAATGAAAGCAGTCTACGAAATTGTTTTAGAGGCCCAACTGGAGGCTATAGATTCCATTAACGATGGGGTGGTAGCATCGGAAATTGATAAAGTAGCTAGGAGAAGAATTGAGAGATCTGGATATGGACAGTTCTTCATACACTCTACCGGTCACGGTGTAGGCATTGAGGTTCATGAATCTCCATCAATTTCTATGAAATCAGACGATATCTTGAAAGAAAATATGGTAATAACTGTGGAACCAGGAATTTACCTCGACGGTGAATTTGGGGTAAGGATAGAGGATACAATTATTGTGAGGAAAGGTAAAGCGGAGGTTCTAGAGACCACTTATAAAACGATGTAA
- the folE gene encoding GTP cyclohydrolase I, which yields METSLNKEKLEEEIAKRVKEILELIGENPDREGLIETPKRVARAFLEMTSSLREGQPEIKVFSLGEDGVAYEDNQLVLASDIQFSSLCEHHLLPFVGKIHVAYVVGDEKKVAGFSKIIRLVNYYSSKPQIQERLVNEISEALMNSDLKPKGVMVIGEAIHMCSYVRGVKDREAKLLSVATRGVFKTSRSLRNHVFKMLELSNKNEKLI from the coding sequence ATGGAAACGTCGTTAAACAAAGAAAAGCTAGAAGAAGAGATAGCCAAAAGAGTTAAAGAAATTCTAGAACTTATAGGTGAGAACCCTGATAGAGAGGGACTAATTGAGACGCCCAAGAGGGTAGCTAGAGCGTTCCTGGAGATGACTTCAAGTCTAAGGGAAGGTCAGCCTGAAATTAAGGTGTTTAGTCTTGGGGAAGATGGAGTAGCTTATGAAGATAACCAGTTAGTATTGGCATCAGACATTCAATTTTCCTCCTTGTGCGAACACCATCTTTTGCCTTTTGTGGGCAAGATCCATGTAGCCTACGTAGTTGGAGATGAGAAGAAAGTAGCGGGTTTCAGCAAGATTATAAGATTAGTTAATTACTATTCATCAAAACCACAGATCCAGGAGAGGCTGGTTAATGAGATTTCTGAAGCCCTTATGAATAGTGATCTTAAACCAAAAGGAGTTATGGTAATAGGAGAAGCTATTCACATGTGTTCCTACGTTAGGGGAGTTAAGGATAGGGAAGCTAAATTACTCTCTGTGGCAACAAGAGGGGTCTTCAAAACTAGTAGAAGCCTTAGAAACCACGTCTTTAAGATGCTAGAATTATCTAATAAAAATGAAAAACTAATATAG
- the glnA gene encoding type I glutamate--ammonia ligase has protein sequence MPKTPEEAVQYVKDKKIEWIDLQFTDLPGRLQHVTIPASDFTVKDIEAGFGKLDGSSIKGFTTIFESDMVLHPVLETLNALPWSPSVARVLTKVYWGGGKGRFERDPRYIAETAERTLAGDGYVSYYGPELEFFLFDRVDVDVKTPQSGTGYKITAREAPWSSSGNFIIRYKEGYYPAPPVDQLMDVRLDIVQTLTKYFDFAVEAAHHEVATAGQGEIDFRFSTMVETADKLQTLKYVIRNVASKHGLVATFMPKPMFGDNGTGMHTHFSLWTQEGKNLMYDPNDDYAEISQIGRYVIGGILSHARSLSAIVSPTVNSYRRLIPGFEAPVYIAWSKGNRSAVIRVPSYYKGMEKAKRIEYRAPDPSTNPYLAFAAIAAAALDGIKKKIDPGNPVDTNIYHLTSEKRKELGIKELPRSLDEALDELESDMEFLKPIFNSSILETYIDLKRDEARTLQMYPHPMEIYYYLDT, from the coding sequence ATGCCAAAGACGCCAGAAGAAGCGGTTCAATATGTAAAGGATAAGAAGATAGAATGGATTGACCTACAATTTACCGATCTTCCAGGCAGGCTACAGCACGTCACCATTCCAGCGAGCGATTTTACCGTCAAGGATATCGAAGCGGGATTTGGAAAATTAGACGGAAGTAGCATAAAGGGCTTCACCACGATATTCGAGAGTGATATGGTTCTCCATCCAGTTTTAGAGACGTTGAATGCTTTACCTTGGTCACCTTCCGTTGCTAGAGTCCTCACCAAAGTGTATTGGGGGGGAGGAAAGGGTAGATTTGAAAGAGATCCTAGATACATAGCGGAAACGGCAGAAAGGACATTGGCAGGGGACGGTTACGTATCCTACTATGGACCTGAGTTGGAGTTCTTCCTCTTTGATAGGGTAGATGTAGATGTCAAAACACCGCAAAGCGGAACTGGTTACAAAATAACTGCCAGGGAAGCACCGTGGAGCTCAAGTGGAAACTTTATTATAAGGTATAAGGAGGGTTACTATCCCGCTCCTCCTGTAGATCAACTCATGGACGTGAGGTTAGATATAGTACAGACCTTGACCAAGTACTTCGATTTCGCTGTAGAGGCTGCTCACCACGAAGTGGCCACCGCCGGACAAGGGGAGATTGATTTCAGGTTTTCCACTATGGTAGAAACTGCGGATAAACTGCAGACCCTTAAATATGTAATTAGGAACGTCGCGTCTAAGCATGGCCTAGTGGCTACCTTCATGCCCAAGCCCATGTTTGGGGACAACGGTACTGGGATGCATACGCATTTCAGTTTGTGGACTCAAGAAGGCAAAAACTTAATGTATGATCCGAATGACGATTACGCTGAAATAAGCCAGATAGGAAGGTATGTTATTGGTGGAATCTTATCCCATGCCAGATCCCTTTCAGCTATAGTCTCACCTACAGTCAACAGTTACAGAAGACTAATCCCGGGTTTTGAGGCACCAGTTTACATAGCGTGGAGCAAAGGGAACAGAAGCGCAGTGATACGAGTTCCATCCTACTATAAAGGCATGGAAAAGGCTAAAAGAATCGAATACAGAGCACCTGATCCATCCACCAATCCTTATCTAGCCTTCGCAGCAATAGCTGCCGCAGCACTAGATGGGATAAAAAAGAAAATTGATCCAGGAAACCCTGTTGATACTAATATTTATCATTTAACCTCGGAGAAAAGGAAAGAACTAGGAATAAAGGAACTACCTAGATCTCTGGACGAAGCCCTTGACGAACTTGAGTCAGACATGGAATTCCTTAAACCAATCTTCAATTCGTCTATTCTAGAGACTTATATTGACCTAAAGAGAGATGAGGCAAGAACTCTACAGATGTACCCGCATCCTATGGAAATATACTATTATCTAGACACTTAA
- a CDS encoding DsrE/DsrF/DrsH-like family protein: MGKLTILLADNSMDKLYHGLVLALDARSIDWTVKFFVTSQAVAIFTKKFSGRAKLRLGFFARLFVSMEMKRMKLPDVELLIQEAIKEGVEFYIDEVGLKIAHLGKEDLMDNIKLSGGITYLKEAQDSDVVVTL, translated from the coding sequence ATGGGTAAATTAACGATACTTTTGGCTGACAATAGCATGGACAAACTATATCATGGATTGGTGTTAGCTTTGGACGCTAGATCCATAGATTGGACTGTGAAGTTTTTTGTAACTTCTCAGGCTGTGGCAATTTTCACCAAAAAATTCTCAGGGAGAGCTAAACTGAGGCTTGGCTTTTTCGCCAGATTATTTGTATCAATGGAAATGAAAAGGATGAAGCTACCTGATGTCGAACTCCTCATTCAGGAGGCTATCAAGGAGGGCGTTGAATTTTACATCGATGAGGTAGGACTTAAGATAGCCCATTTAGGAAAGGAAGATCTAATGGATAACATAAAACTCTCCGGTGGGATAACTTACCTTAAGGAGGCACAAGATTCGGATGTGGTGGTAACCCTATGA
- a CDS encoding cysteine synthase family protein, with translation MRIVYTNNKVYENPIQLLEDNWPTPLLKLDIGEDVWAKLEFYNPFSRSIKDRTAWFLFREALKSEAKEITEATSGNVGVALSSLSAIYKRKFVAFIPTSAPKSFKSAMKILGTTVIEAGKSTNDLIPLVKSFSMTSGSYHLNQFNNPINVKAHFETTAKEIDEQLNSVGKTPERIIATMGTGGHIAGISKYFKEKYGDAVEIIGVQPAENDRIPGIKRQTGDTLSSGAKIDRIMDITSKEAVSGVLSVARSSGILIGISSGATVAAYEKISDQKTSILIFPDDGFKYLDEIESMIGKT, from the coding sequence ATGCGTATTGTGTATACAAATAATAAAGTATATGAAAACCCCATCCAGCTACTAGAAGATAATTGGCCTACTCCCCTTCTTAAGCTAGATATAGGAGAAGATGTATGGGCAAAACTGGAGTTTTACAACCCTTTTAGCAGGAGCATAAAGGACAGGACTGCGTGGTTCCTATTTAGGGAGGCTCTGAAATCCGAGGCGAAAGAAATTACTGAAGCCACTTCCGGAAATGTGGGAGTAGCACTATCTTCTCTTTCTGCTATCTATAAGAGAAAGTTCGTAGCATTTATTCCAACCTCTGCTCCCAAGTCATTCAAATCTGCAATGAAAATATTAGGAACGACTGTGATCGAGGCAGGCAAGTCCACTAATGATTTAATTCCCTTAGTAAAGAGTTTCTCGATGACCTCTGGAAGCTATCACTTAAATCAATTCAATAATCCAATCAACGTAAAGGCGCACTTTGAGACCACCGCAAAAGAGATAGATGAGCAATTGAATTCTGTGGGCAAAACCCCAGAGAGGATTATTGCTACCATGGGGACAGGGGGACATATCGCCGGAATTTCCAAGTATTTTAAGGAGAAGTATGGAGACGCCGTTGAGATAATCGGGGTTCAGCCAGCTGAAAATGATAGGATACCTGGAATTAAGAGGCAAACCGGAGATACTCTTTCATCAGGTGCAAAGATAGACAGGATCATGGATATAACCTCGAAGGAGGCAGTCTCTGGAGTCTTAAGTGTAGCCAGATCTTCTGGGATCCTAATTGGAATAAGCTCCGGCGCTACTGTGGCAGCATATGAGAAGATATCTGATCAGAAGACGTCGATATTGATATTCCCAGATGACGGTTTTAAGTATCTTGATGAGATCGAATCAATGATAGGAAAAACTTAA
- the trxA gene encoding thioredoxin has translation MNELEQLAKEISERLNKKASQLEKKQDTNLMTITDDNIQDLLSKNRIVVIDFWAQWCAPCHLYEPVFKRVASRYSGKALFGRVNVDENPKIADAYGIMNIPTTLIIVEGKVADTLVGAVDEETLESSLKKYLN, from the coding sequence TTGAATGAACTTGAACAACTCGCAAAAGAAATCAGCGAACGTTTAAATAAAAAGGCTTCGCAGTTGGAGAAGAAGCAAGACACCAACCTGATGACCATAACCGATGATAATATTCAAGATCTACTGTCTAAAAACAGGATAGTTGTAATAGATTTTTGGGCCCAATGGTGTGCTCCATGTCATCTTTATGAACCAGTTTTCAAGAGAGTTGCCTCAAGATACTCGGGGAAAGCCCTTTTTGGGAGAGTTAACGTCGATGAAAATCCCAAGATCGCCGACGCTTATGGTATAATGAACATTCCGACTACCCTTATCATAGTGGAAGGCAAAGTGGCAGATACGCTCGTAGGAGCCGTAGACGAAGAGACTCTAGAAAGTTCATTAAAAAAATACTTGAATTAG
- the moaA gene encoding GTP 3',8-cyclase MoaA, with protein MIDRYGRPLEDLRITLTHACNFECFFCHMEGEDTHVMEGLSPYQIGLVTQVATKFGVRSVKLTGGEPTLRRDLPEIISSIRRAGVRDVSMTTNAFLLKNIAGKLKDAGLTRINISLHALSKEKFKEVTGVDGLSRVIEGIREARYQGFRPIKINYVLTKRNVEEAKKIIEFSEKSGIDELHLIEMHPVGLGKTSFSFHQSLENLEAEIAKMAIRSEIREKHFRPRYVLPSGLIVEMVKPYANPIFCAGCNRIRLTVDGKLKTCLYRDDKEIDIMYALNNEKLSEEDRLTLISHAFEVAISIREPNFKYMMRRETR; from the coding sequence ATGATTGATAGATATGGAAGACCTCTTGAAGATTTGAGAATTACTTTAACTCATGCCTGTAATTTCGAGTGCTTTTTCTGTCACATGGAGGGGGAGGATACCCATGTTATGGAAGGTTTGAGTCCATATCAGATTGGGCTTGTGACGCAGGTAGCCACTAAGTTTGGAGTTAGATCAGTAAAACTCACTGGAGGGGAACCGACACTAAGAAGAGATCTACCAGAGATTATATCCTCAATTAGACGGGCAGGAGTTAGGGACGTGTCTATGACAACTAATGCCTTTCTTTTGAAAAATATCGCCGGTAAACTGAAGGATGCGGGGTTGACTAGGATAAATATTAGCCTCCACGCCCTATCTAAGGAAAAATTTAAAGAGGTTACAGGTGTTGACGGGCTCTCCAGAGTAATTGAGGGGATACGCGAGGCTAGATATCAGGGATTCAGACCCATCAAGATAAACTATGTATTGACTAAGAGAAATGTTGAGGAAGCAAAGAAGATCATAGAATTTAGTGAGAAAAGCGGTATAGATGAGCTACACTTAATTGAAATGCATCCTGTAGGCTTAGGTAAGACTTCCTTCTCTTTCCATCAAAGTCTTGAAAACTTGGAGGCAGAAATAGCAAAGATGGCCATAAGGTCGGAAATTAGGGAGAAGCACTTCAGGCCTAGGTACGTGCTTCCCTCAGGTCTGATTGTAGAGATGGTGAAACCTTATGCAAATCCAATCTTCTGTGCTGGTTGTAACAGGATAAGATTGACAGTCGATGGAAAGCTAAAGACCTGTCTTTATAGAGATGACAAGGAGATTGACATCATGTATGCGTTGAATAACGAAAAATTGAGTGAAGAAGATAGGCTGACTTTGATTTCTCACGCTTTTGAAGTAGCAATATCTATTAGGGAGCCTAACTTCAAGTACATGATGAGGCGTGAGACTAGATAA